ACAGTCTCTGAGTCACAACGAAGGGACCGAAAACATATTGCGTACAATCATAGTCAAGTAAATGAACGGACAACGAAATGGGGTATATGCGTGAGAGAATCTACCAGGAATATGGATTCCCATAAACATTCTGGTAGCACTGGTAAATATCTGGACAGAACACTGGATCCTTTCCAAATATGATGTGCCAGGAATATTCCATGATCCAGGCAGTGAGCTCGTCCGGCAAGTTGTTCGTGAGAACCCAATTGTAGTACCGTTGATAATCACTGAGAGGGCGCTTCAAGACTTGCGCTTTGGACACAGCGAATTGCGAGCAGCACGGTGCGCCAACAACTTCGGGTATGTTGGTGTTGTTGTGCAACTCCTCCCACGCCCGGGCATAGACTCTACTGTTCTCCTTTCCTGGCCGAGGCGGATCGTCTAACGGACGGATTTCGTCGGGACAGCCGGGATTTCCCTGACAGCGAAGGTTGACGAAGCCGCTCTTCTGGACATATTCGGTCTGGAGTGTTCGAACCGATTCCACATTGCTATAATCCAGCGTATCCGTGTGCCAACCCGCCTCCCAGCCGTCTTTGTGGCTGTGGAGGAAGACCATTGTGGACGGAAGATCATGGTAATGATCGACAATGTATTGAAGGTAGGCAAGACTCTCGCGGCCTTTGTTCTTCGGGGTGTGTCGAGCCGCGTTCACGTCATCAACGGTGTAGATGAAATTGCGCCATCTGGATTGAGTCAGCCTGAGCTCACCGCGCAAGGCCTTGCCCATAAACAACTCACTCATTCAAATCAGTGCTCACCCATGACGTATCCTCCCGGCTCAATCTGGCCATCACGATCACACGGTCATTGGGAACGATAATAGGAGTGATCTCGTAGGTTTGTTTGATTGGAAGAGATTGCTCTACTGCCGGGGCCGGTGTCTGaggtttttctttttcaggTTTGCTGGCGGGAGTAGCGACAGGCTCCGCAGCGCCGCCCCATACCACGTTGCTGAACTGCCAGGAGGACGGTACGTGCGAACCATCCTGAAGGGAATCTAGATGGCGCTTGATCAGGACGAAGGCGAGGATTAGGAGGGCGGCTAACCCGACACGGTAGGAAAGTCTCATCGCATAATATCTGTCGTAATTGCGCTCTGGAACTATAATGCAGGAGAAAGATCAAGGTAGTGGATGCGGTATCGGGAGCAAAGAACTTCGCGTAGGAAGGCAGAAAGGGATGGAGGGATGAATAAGACGCCCTAAGCTCCCAGGGCAGCTCAACAATGGGCAAATCGAAAactaaaaaaaaaaaactaaACTAGAAGTAGCAAGACAATGAAGGCATAAGAATAAACGAACTTGTCAGTCCTCACAGGAATGGCGAGACGCCGAAATTTAGTTGACACCGGTGTACCGGCTAGATAGACCCAGACTATAACTATTATAAGCACCTTTGTTGATCCCATCGGATTGGTGGGTTTCGGCGGTGAATTGGCGGCGATCTACAGGGGCCGAGAAGATACGATGACACGGCCCAATCTGTAACAACTTCGCACGGTGGCTTTTTCATTAATTAATCTCAATCTCTCTTGAAACCTTAAGCCGACAGGGGCGGCAAgaattcatcatcagcatgcAGAGCCTGAGGCAGGCATCAATAAGATGCTTATTATTGCTGTTTCTTCGGGGACTGTTTCTCACGTTGTGGAAGATGCTTCCGACTCGTCTACACAAATGTTGTTTGTGATGAAGGTGCTGAAACGATTCCGATTATGTAATTTCCTTACTGTACCTAATCTCGGGGGTAAATGCCGATCCTTCAACAGACTTGGTATGGTCTAATTCGTTCCACTTCTCGCTATCGCCTGGGTCCAACCTTGATGGTCACCGCGTCCGCCAGCATCCGGCCCTCCGCCAGGGCCTTCGGGTCCACGATCCAGGGTCCAGGGTGCAGGTTCGTTGCTCTGATTCTCGGAGACATTGGACTGAACATTGACATTTTGACATTGCTGATGTCACCCGTCAAGGAGCATAGACCAAGAGAGGATAATGCCATGTCACACTGTCTGGCCTTGAAGAAACCACCCCCCCCCGGTCTCTGATAAGTTAGCCACATCCGATGAGGTTGTGTCTCGACATTATTGGGGTACCATAACCAGGTTTGCCTGTTGCAGTGTCTCACAGGCTGAAATGGTGGTTGCCTCTCTGTAAATTCTCAAAGGGTAGACTCCTCCAGGGAACGTCAAGGCACGGTGTGGAGGTGTTTTTAGTGATTTAGTCACCATGAGTTGAGGTTTATCTCAATTTCGACACTTTTCTTACCCCACAGGTATAAGAATGACAGTCCGTATGGCGCATTCCAAGAGCAACTGGGGAGCGGAGCATCGATCTTGCAATGACAACGTTTGCTATGACTGGCATAGTGCCGGCCGGGCAACTTGTAGTACTCTTTAAAGAGTGTACTGTACTACGTACAAAGGGAACATGTGCTCCTGAATGAATCAGCCGGCTAGTCTGTCACAGGTGCTCTAcgggatgtctcctgttCTAGCCATATGAGCTTTCTCCTGTGGATCCCGTACATACGGAACTGCATACTAAGTTTAGGTTGAACTGATATTGATCCTATCAGAATAGCTATTCCACAAGCACTTATAATACTGAGCACAATGTTTTTAGGAGGTGATTGAACAAGTGAGTAGCATTTCGCAGGGCATGATACATTCGATTCGTCTAAGGTATCTTAAATAATCATCAAAGGTCAAAATCGTCATGGGCACATCATATCCGATCAACGTCATCCTGCGCAGCGAAATTGTTCCAACAGACCTCCCACCAGAAATAAAGGACGCAT
The Aspergillus fumigatus Af293 chromosome 4, whole genome shotgun sequence DNA segment above includes these coding regions:
- a CDS encoding DUF3431 domain-containing protein; translated protein: MRLSYRVGLAALLILAFVLIKRHLDSLQDGSHVPSSWQFSNVVWGGAAEPVATPASKPEKEKPQTPAPAVEQSLPIKQTYEITPIIVPNDRVIVMARLSREDTSWVSTDLNEWRNFIYTVDDVNAARHTPKNKGRESLAYLQYIVDHYHDLPSTMVFLHSHKDGWEAGWHTDTLDYSNVESVRTLQTEYVQKSGFVNLRCQGNPGCPDEIRPLDDPPRPGKENSRVYARAWEELHNNTNIPEVVGAPCCSQFAVSKAQVLKRPLSDYQRYYNWVLTNNLPDELTAWIMEYSWHIIFGKDPVFCPDIYQCYQNVYGNPYSW